In Thermoanaerobacterium xylanolyticum LX-11, the genomic window TTTGCAATCCCCATACATTAGACCTTGCAACTCTCGAATGGACTATATCTCCAACTATGACTACTTTTAAGCCGTCAAAGAATCCCTTTTTTTCTCTTATTGTCATTAAATCCAACAAAGCCTGTGTAGGATGTTCATTAAGACCGTCACCTGCATTTATTACTGATGCATCAAGATATTTTGCCATAAGATGCGGAGCACCAGACATATTGTGGCGCACTACAATCACATCTGCTTTCATCTTTTCTACCGTTCTTACTGTATCAATAAGAGATTCACCTTTTACAACGCTGCTTGTCTTGGTTTCTATGTTTCCAAAATGAGCTCCAAGGTATTTTGCTGCCATTTCAAATGACAATCTTGTCCTTGTGCTTGGCTCAAAAAATATCGTAACAATTGTCTTGCCCCTCAAAATATCTGAATTTTTATTACCAACCAAGATTTTCTTCATTTCTCCTGCTGTATCCAGTATCTCTAAAAGATCGTCTTTTGTCATTTCCCTTATTCCTAACACGTCTTTTCCTATCATTTAAACCATCCTTTCTTTTTATTAAAAAATAGAGCAGCAACCATTTTTACATTTTAAAATGGCTCTGCTCTTAAATATAAGATTTTTGAATATTTTTTGAATGTTATGAATTCTAAAATAACCATAAAAAATCTCCCTTTCTGTCTAAAGTGGGAGAATCGCAATTCTCCCTTATCAGTCTCGCTGGACTAATTTAAAGGTTGTTATTCTATTATTACAACTTTATTTGCATTATCAATTTCCTCAAGCATGACACTTACAATTTCGCTCTTTGATGTAGGCACATTTTTTCCGACATAATCAGGTCGTATGGGAAGTTCCCTATGTCCCCTATCAATGAGTTCTGCCAACTGTATTGACTTAGGTCTCCCTAAATCTATGACAGCATCCATAGCGGCCCTTACAGTCCTTCCTGTATATATTACATCATCTACTAAAACAACAATTTTCCCAACTACATTTACTCCTATGTCCTTTTTTTTGACGATTGGCTGCTCTAATTTCGTAGTTAAATCATCTCTATATAAAGTAATATCCAATGAACCTATAGGAGGTCTTACACCTTCGATGCGTTCAATATACTTGGCAAGTCTATTTGCAAGAGGCACACCTCTACGCATTATGCCAACTAATACAATGTCTTCAATGCCTTTATTCTTTTCTACAATCTCATGTGAAATTCGAATTAAAGCTCTGTCAATTGCTTTTTCGTCCATTATCTCAGCTTTATAATTCAAATCTTATACCTCCATAAAAAAACTTCTTGATAAAGCAAGAAGTCAACATCTTTTTTAACTCCTTGCCAGCCTCACAGGACCAGTTAAAGGATGCATAATATCTCTTTTCTAATATGATATCACAATATTTTATATTTGTCTATAGGTTTTTAGATTGTTTTACTGCAATCTTTGATGTGGAACATAAAAATTATTTATGCTAATATAGATATATACAAAAATTTTCAAAGGATGTGCTTACTATGAAAGAAGGAAAAGTTCCAACAGACATTTTATCAAAACTCATATACACCAACTTAGGCGTAAAGCGAAACGAAGTAGCTGTACATGCAGGTATAGGAGAAGATTGTAGCGTTATTGAATTTGGCCAGTATGCGGCTGTTTTGTCTACAGATCCCATAACTGCCTCAAATAACTTAAGCGGATACTTATCTGTAATTATTTCATGCAATGACATTGCATCATGTGGTGCAAAACCCATAGGCGTACTTGAAACCATTTTGCTGCCAATAGGTTCTGATGAAGAATCATTGAACAAAATCGTGCAGGAAATAGATAGAGGAGCCAAAGAGCTTAACATTGAAGTTCTTGGCGGTCATAGCGAAGTCACATCTTCCGTAAATAAAGCAATAATATCGACTACTGCTATCGGTGTATGTAGCAAAGACAAATTCATTAAAACAAGCGGTGCTAAATTAAATGATGACGTAATAGTTACCAAATCAGTAGGTATTGAAGGAACCTTCATAGTGGTCAACGATTACTATGAAAAGCTATCAAATCATATTTCTAAATCGGTTTTAGACAGCGCGAAAAGCTTTATTACAGATTTAAGTGTAGTAAAAGAGGGTTTAATTGCAGCTGAATGTGGTGTAAATTGTATGCATGATATTACCGAAGGCGGGATATTAGGCGCAGCCTTTGAAATCGCAGAAGCATCAAATATGGGAATTGAAATTTTCAGTGATTTAATTCCTGTAAGGAATGAGACTAAAATTATCTGCGATTACTTTAACTTAGATCCATTTAAGCTTATCTCAAGTGGCTCGATGATTATTACGTCATCAAATGGTAAAAAAATAGTAGATGAATTGAAAAAGCAAAATATCGATGCAACAATAGTCGGTAAGATTACAAAAAGCGGAAAATATCTTATAGATGGCAATAAAAAAATAGAAATAAATCCGCCGACTTCCGATGAGATATATAATATT contains:
- a CDS encoding aspartate carbamoyltransferase catalytic subunit — translated: MIGKDVLGIREMTKDDLLEILDTAGEMKKILVGNKNSDILRGKTIVTIFFEPSTRTRLSFEMAAKYLGAHFGNIETKTSSVVKGESLIDTVRTVEKMKADVIVVRHNMSGAPHLMAKYLDASVINAGDGLNEHPTQALLDLMTIREKKGFFDGLKVVIVGDIVHSRVARSNVWGLQKLGAEVRLVGPATLLPKTFEKLGAKVYYDIDKAIDGVDVVMGLRIQLERQKNGLFPSKDEFSKYFGITEERMKLAKKDAILMHPGPINRNVELTSKAANATYSVIEEQVTNGVAVRMALLKILCERRKSNEISY
- the pyrR gene encoding bifunctional pyr operon transcriptional regulator/uracil phosphoribosyltransferase PyrR, coding for MNYKAEIMDEKAIDRALIRISHEIVEKNKGIEDIVLVGIMRRGVPLANRLAKYIERIEGVRPPIGSLDITLYRDDLTTKLEQPIVKKKDIGVNVVGKIVVLVDDVIYTGRTVRAAMDAVIDLGRPKSIQLAELIDRGHRELPIRPDYVGKNVPTSKSEIVSVMLEEIDNANKVVIIE
- a CDS encoding AIR synthase family protein; this translates as MKEGKVPTDILSKLIYTNLGVKRNEVAVHAGIGEDCSVIEFGQYAAVLSTDPITASNNLSGYLSVIISCNDIASCGAKPIGVLETILLPIGSDEESLNKIVQEIDRGAKELNIEVLGGHSEVTSSVNKAIISTTAIGVCSKDKFIKTSGAKLNDDVIVTKSVGIEGTFIVVNDYYEKLSNHISKSVLDSAKSFITDLSVVKEGLIAAECGVNCMHDITEGGILGAAFEIAEASNMGIEIFSDLIPVRNETKIICDYFNLDPFKLISSGSMIITSSNGKKIVDELKKQNIDATIVGKITKSGKYLIDGNKKIEINPPTSDEIYNIL